TCGTATGATTGTCTGGTTATCCTTTGCGGCATATACACCAATTTTATAAGTGACCGCTTCGAAAGATGCTGGTATATGTTCCAGTTTCGTTATGATCTGATATGGCAGTCTCTTCCATCCGCTCTTGCCAAATCTTTCATTCAATTCTTCTTCGGATAGTTCGATATATTCTTCACGGTGGTTCGTGATCTTCTGGATGTCTGATGCCCGCTTTCCTTTTGCCTTCTTCCTTGGTGCAGCTTCCTCTAACGTTGGCTCTGGTTGTAGTAAATCAAACAATACTTCAGGTTCATTAAAACCGAGTTCCAACTGTTCAAAGATTCCAGAACTCTGTTTCTCTGTACTTCTGCCAAAGCTTCTTTGATTCATGATCTTGATCTGTTCACTAAGAAGTTTGATAGTAGCTTCTAGACTTTCTACACTGCTTTGCATACTCATAAAGAGCTTTATGATGATGTCCTTTGGCAGGCTTTCTACTTCTTCCTCACTTAGTTTTTTCATTTCCATAGCTTATGTATAAACCATTATGAGGGTGCCGTCAAATGTGGAAAACTTTGATTTTCCACACAAATATTTTACTGGTACCAGCGCATATCTATGGCGTAATAAAAAGGCACGTATCAAGCAGTTTGGGGGCTGGAGTGTAGAAATTCATCTACTGCTTTTTATGTGCCTTATACGCCATCTATAGGCCTATCTTCTTAATAAAAGTTGTGGATAACTTTTTTACAGTATCATCTTTCGTTCTACTTTCTGAATTGTCTTCCTCTGTATGATTGCCATGCCTTCAAACAGCCAATGATACTGTTCGATACTAATGTTCTCTATGTCTTCTGTCTTTCTGGGCCATTGGAATCTTCCTTCCTCCAATCGTTTATACAATAATAGGAATCCATCTGCCTCCCAAAGCAGTCCCTTCATACGATTAGTCTTTCTTCCACAAAACAAGAATAACGTTCCTTCATCAAAAGGATCTAGGTAGAAATGGTTCTGAATGATCGAAGCCAACCCATCTATTCCATTTCTTAGATCTGTATATCCACATGCAATATAGATCTTCTTAAAACCACAATACTCTTTAAGCATGGGATACCGCCCGAATGATCTTTAGTAATAGCTCATCTGAAATATCTTCACCGATCTCTATCTGATGATTGCCCAATTGAATGTGTGCAGAACCATGTCGAATAGG
This genomic window from Solobacterium moorei contains:
- the tnpB gene encoding IS66 family insertion sequence element accessory protein TnpB (TnpB, as the term is used for proteins encoded by IS66 family insertion elements, is considered an accessory protein, since TnpC, encoded by a neighboring gene, is a DDE family transposase.) translates to MLKEYCGFKKIYIACGYTDLRNGIDGLASIIQNHFYLDPFDEGTLFLFCGRKTNRMKGLLWEADGFLLLYKRLEEGRFQWPRKTEDIENISIEQYHWLFEGMAIIQRKTIQKVERKMIL